A genome region from Penaeus chinensis breed Huanghai No. 1 chromosome 15, ASM1920278v2, whole genome shotgun sequence includes the following:
- the LOC125032770 gene encoding protein catecholamines up-like: MGTLRHFIVSVAIPLTLVICIFFSLPLVCGHGHSHDNEEPPAYKWSRQANEVYNEPDAHDHGHGHAHDDGHGHGHGHAHDHGHGHGHAHDHGHGHAHDHGHGHAHEHEPPAHKWSKEANEAHAEAQKEAHMKPPPAKSGNIWLEAIGATILISIAPYLILFFIPVNNTKEHEPYLKLLLAFASGGLLGDAFLHLIPHALMAQAGVRGSDSHSHSHTHSHSHGGNGEGGHGHDMSIGLAVLGGIIAFLMVEKFVRIFKGSHSHSHSHAPPRKDSSDRKSEGENTDSDKKGEKKKDGDKAGKKGDKKKNADKNKKESQGDIKVAGYLNLAADFTHNLTDGLAIGASFLAGKSVGIVTTVTIFLHEIPHEIGDFAILLQSGCSRGKAMKLQLVTALGALTGTCISLLAEGADESAIAWILPFTAGGFIYIATVSVIPELLENTQFWQSVYEVFALLSGVGLMVMIAHFEEMGHEH, from the exons ATGGGCACTCTCAGGCACTTTATCGTCAGTGTGGCGATTCCTCTCACGTTAGTTATCTGTattttcttctcactccctctggTGTGTGGCCATGGgcatagtcatgataatgaggaACCTCCAGCTTACAAGTGGAGTCGCCAGGCGAATGAGGTCTATAACGAGCCAGACGCCCACGACCATGGGCACGGGCACGCACACGATGATGGACATGGTCATGGGCACGGACATGCACATGACCATGGTCATGGGCACGGACATGCACATGATCATGGGCACGGACATGCTCACGACCATGGGCATGGACACGCACATGAACATGAACCCCCAGCCCATAAGTGGAGCAAGGAAGCTAATGAAGCACACGCAGAGGCTCAGAAGGAAGCCCACATGAAGCCTCCACCAGCCAAGTCGGGCAACATCTGGCTTGAGGCGATTGGAGCCACGATTCTCATCAGCATTGCCCCATATCTCATCCTGTTCTTCATTCCCGTCAACAACACCAAAGAGCACGAGCCGTATCTGAAACTCCTGCTGGCGTTCGCATCTGGCGGCCTCCTGGGAGACGCATTCCTGCATCTCATTCCCCATGCTCTGATGGCCCAGGCTGGAGTGAGAGGGAGCGATAGTCACAgtcactcccacacccactctcactcccatggAGGCAATGGAGAAGGAGGCCATGGGCATGACATGAGCATTGGGCTTGCTGTTCTTGGAGGAATCATCGCCTTCCTTATGGTGGAGAAATTTGTCCGTATCTTCAAGGGTagccactcccactcccattcccatgcGCCCCCTAGGAAGGACAGTAGtgatagaaagagtgagggagagaatacAGATAGtgacaagaaaggagaaaagaagaaggatggagacaaagcaggaaaaaaaggagataagaagaagaatgcagataaaaataaaaaagaaagtcaaG GTGACATTAAAGTGGCTGGATATCTGAACTTGGCTGCAGATTTCACTCACAATCTGACAGACGGTCTCGCCATCGGGGCGTCCTTTCTCGCAGGCAAAAGTGTTGGCATTGTCACCACCGTCACAATTTTCCTTCATGAAATCCCACATGAAATTGGTGATTTTGCCATTCTTTTACAGTCTGGCTGCAGCAGGGGAAAG gcaATGAAGCTGCAGCTAGTGACAGCTTTGGGTGCTTTAACAGGTACCTGCATATCTCTCCTTGCTGAGGGAGCAG ATGAATCAGCCATTGCCTGGATACTTCCCTTCACTGCTGGGGGTTTCATCTACATTGCCACTGTGTCTGTGATTCCAGAGCTGTTGGAAAATACTCAGTTCTGGCAGTCTGTATATGAGGTTTTTGCTCTCTTGAGTGGTGTCGGCCTCATGGTGATGATTGCCCATTTCGAGGAAATGGGTCATGAACACTGA